The proteins below come from a single bacterium genomic window:
- a CDS encoding phosphodiester glycosidase family protein produces the protein MNKHLRSILILLACLIICRAGYAWTTIGDGIEYQEYKLPDPNNLFVTRMLRSNTNAIIDCIFAKGLLASNQSIPDQYKDYNGALFFDGKDWGPRYEIVAAINGDFYLPGGVSRGIRINNGWYSSQVNTDKNIFAAFGWTADRQTILSGSPNATQTMNVKFMDTTASMTVNGINRAPADNELCIINPYMGLTTGTDNTVTEALVQLTTPNMISPPPNGIIGFVKDIRTNQGTMIIPFDCIVLCAKGSAADDLIKNASDGEQISITTKIDSYETDGTTSIGHTWQNTLAGISGSQVILEKGNIKTYPKVPIMVKNDPRTAVAFNDTYVFFVVCDGRAPGISKGMTGVELATFCKDTLGAENAINLDGGGSATMLVNGVVKNRPSDGSPRAVANGLIMANVMPKRMSYRFHAGQFVSVTDSTDVRRGPGQINPVFSTVPVGSVGIIADHRLGGIMTKGDYWWDVRFDETEGWICESDLTIPHD, from the coding sequence ATGAACAAACATCTTCGCAGCATTCTTATACTGTTAGCTTGCCTGATTATCTGTCGGGCTGGGTATGCATGGACGACAATCGGAGACGGCATAGAGTATCAGGAATATAAACTGCCCGATCCAAATAACCTGTTTGTGACACGGATGCTCAGAAGCAACACCAACGCAATCATAGATTGCATCTTCGCAAAAGGTCTATTGGCATCGAACCAGAGCATACCCGACCAATACAAAGACTATAACGGCGCTCTCTTTTTCGACGGCAAAGACTGGGGACCCCGCTATGAGATTGTCGCAGCCATAAATGGAGACTTTTACCTGCCGGGTGGTGTGTCCAGAGGGATTCGTATAAACAACGGCTGGTATTCGTCTCAGGTAAATACCGACAAAAACATATTTGCTGCGTTTGGCTGGACTGCTGATCGACAGACGATCTTGTCCGGCTCCCCCAACGCAACGCAAACTATGAATGTCAAATTCATGGACACAACAGCGTCGATGACCGTCAATGGAATCAATAGAGCACCGGCAGACAATGAGCTATGTATCATCAACCCATATATGGGACTTACAACCGGAACAGACAACACCGTAACGGAAGCGCTGGTGCAGCTTACAACACCAAATATGATCTCCCCGCCGCCAAATGGCATCATAGGATTTGTCAAAGATATCCGCACAAACCAGGGTACAATGATAATACCATTTGATTGCATAGTCCTGTGCGCAAAAGGCTCGGCTGCCGACGATCTCATTAAAAATGCATCTGATGGTGAACAAATCAGCATTACAACAAAAATCGATTCTTATGAAACCGATGGAACCACCTCTATAGGGCACACATGGCAGAATACATTAGCCGGAATATCAGGCAGCCAGGTGATCCTTGAAAAAGGAAACATCAAAACCTATCCCAAGGTACCTATAATGGTGAAAAATGATCCGCGCACGGCAGTTGCATTCAACGACACTTATGTATTCTTCGTTGTCTGCGACGGCAGAGCGCCGGGCATAAGCAAAGGTATGACAGGTGTCGAGCTTGCAACGTTCTGCAAAGACACTCTTGGAGCCGAAAATGCCATCAATCTGGACGGCGGTGGGTCTGCAACTATGCTCGTAAACGGAGTGGTGAAAAACAGACCCTCAGATGGATCGCCACGTGCTGTGGCCAACGGTCTTATCATGGCAAATGTAATGCCCAAACGCATGTCATACAGGTTTCATGCCGGTCAGTTCGTCAGTGTAACAGACTCCACTGACGTCAGACGTGGTCCCGGCCAAATCAACCCTGTATTCTCTACTGTGCCTGTCGGCAGTGTGGGCATAATAGCCGATCATCGTCTTGGAGGAATCATGACAAAAGGCGATTACTGGTGGGATGTGAGATTCGACGAAACCGAAGGCTGGATATGTGAATCCGACCTGACAATTCCTCATGATTGA
- a CDS encoding 6-aminohexanoate hydrolase, with translation MTKRSDFIYRSSLFLIMVTAVVVGIGNAVRADVENKDIPKAVKTNDTLKLIPNTTPREPKLEFDWPALYIGTAWYEEGPTGCTVFYFPDQARTVADVRGGNHASLLMDNMENGRSDYLDAICFAGGSIFGLEAIAGVNAELLAKGGYANRVYKTSGAIIWDLWRNNMIYPDKELGRAAMRAVRPGAFPMGWQGVGCSPGCGGGFGAEATGEGGAFRQIGPTKIAVFTVVNAWGAIVDRTGRVVRGNLDKKTGKRLSSLECVEKQISDQTKAESRSNNTTLTLVVTNQKVSNLYQFARQVHTSMARAIQPFHTIHDGDILYAATTEEIENKKLDDVSLGILASELAWDAVLETLSDIKQ, from the coding sequence TTGACAAAACGAAGCGACTTCATATATAGAAGTTCTCTGTTTCTAATTATGGTTACAGCAGTCGTGGTCGGAATAGGCAATGCTGTCAGAGCGGATGTAGAGAATAAAGATATACCGAAAGCTGTAAAAACGAACGACACCTTGAAGCTTATACCAAATACGACGCCGCGAGAGCCGAAGCTCGAATTCGATTGGCCTGCACTCTACATTGGTACTGCTTGGTATGAAGAAGGTCCTACAGGCTGTACGGTCTTTTACTTTCCAGATCAAGCGAGAACCGTCGCAGATGTTCGCGGTGGAAACCATGCATCGCTTTTAATGGATAACATGGAAAATGGGAGGAGTGATTACCTGGATGCTATCTGCTTTGCAGGAGGCTCGATCTTCGGCCTTGAAGCGATAGCCGGAGTGAATGCCGAATTGCTAGCAAAAGGTGGCTATGCCAACCGGGTCTATAAGACATCCGGCGCCATCATCTGGGATCTATGGCGAAACAATATGATCTACCCCGATAAAGAGCTTGGTCGAGCAGCTATGCGCGCAGTCCGTCCTGGAGCGTTTCCCATGGGTTGGCAAGGTGTCGGTTGTTCCCCTGGGTGCGGTGGAGGATTCGGTGCAGAGGCTACAGGAGAAGGTGGAGCATTCAGACAGATCGGTCCCACGAAAATCGCTGTCTTTACCGTTGTTAATGCCTGGGGAGCAATCGTTGACCGAACAGGAAGGGTTGTTCGCGGTAATCTGGATAAGAAAACCGGGAAACGACTCAGCTCTTTGGAATGTGTCGAGAAACAAATTTCCGATCAAACAAAAGCAGAGTCGAGGTCCAACAATACCACTCTAACGCTTGTAGTCACGAATCAGAAAGTATCGAACCTTTATCAATTTGCGCGGCAGGTGCATACATCGATGGCTAGAGCTATTCAGCCATTCCATACAATCCACGATGGCGACATCCTCTATGCAGCCACAACTGAGGAGATCGAGAATAAGAAGTTGGATGATGTCAGCCTAGGAATACTCGCATCCGAACTGGCGTGGGACGCAGTACTCGAGACGCTTTCAGATATTAAACAATAA
- a CDS encoding right-handed parallel beta-helix repeat-containing protein — translation MGREGTYPEYIRIQGTTKKVVLKGGYSGTSDERDPKIYTTVISQEGLSTSSVIVSFAPISVDGFTLIGGYSGIEFWDEAQITNNIITEASHFGIYGNVNGTPSGMISSNIISDSGSTGIFTGGLVTVQNNLVCNNFGHGLGCLGTSGLLTNIVLANNTTVNNGVAGVYSSSASLNAINNIVVGNNRGMHIKSDVTIQMSHNNVYGNTTDYIVTTPDSTDISVDPLFTDSTLRDYRLMPNSPCIDSGNSTNAPPRDLDDNPRPLDGNADTVSIADIGCYEYCRGFSSIHQAKSLPDGSFASITSAVSTACLPDRFYLENQDRCQGIGVLGSCQSTALGVTVEGIMTTMDGERLLSAYNVINGSECTPLKPWYMNVRSLGGISTALQNTVCVSRLLWDSPTDQWVTQPFVYGGASNSGLLVKVTGWVTLPNECSFFLSDSMPLQIDGGEMTGVYIDWPFSTEMPASGTYVEIVGISSCSTIRTQDGTDVVVAMIRPVSNDSVTSIALQ, via the coding sequence TTGGGTCGCGAAGGAACCTATCCTGAATATATAAGAATCCAAGGCACCACTAAAAAGGTAGTGCTTAAGGGTGGTTATTCTGGAACATCTGACGAAAGAGATCCAAAGATATACACCACAGTCATATCCCAGGAAGGTCTTTCTACGAGTAGCGTTATTGTGAGCTTTGCTCCAATTTCAGTGGATGGCTTCACGTTAATTGGTGGATACAGTGGTATCGAATTTTGGGACGAGGCTCAAATAACTAATAACATAATCACCGAAGCCTCTCACTTTGGCATATATGGAAACGTGAATGGAACCCCGTCTGGAATGATATCCAGCAATATAATTTCGGATTCCGGCAGCACAGGAATATTTACCGGGGGCTTAGTAACTGTTCAGAATAATCTCGTCTGTAATAACTTTGGGCACGGACTTGGCTGTTTAGGCACGTCTGGATTATTGACTAACATTGTGCTGGCCAATAACACCACTGTAAACAACGGAGTAGCTGGGGTTTACAGCAGTTCAGCAAGTCTGAATGCCATCAACAATATCGTTGTTGGCAATAATAGGGGAATGCATATAAAATCAGATGTCACGATTCAAATGTCCCACAACAATGTATATGGCAACACCACAGACTATATTGTGACCACTCCCGACTCTACTGACATAAGCGTTGATCCATTGTTTACTGACAGCACACTTCGAGATTACCGCCTCATGCCTAATTCACCATGCATCGATAGCGGAAACAGCACAAATGCTCCGCCGCGTGACCTCGACGATAATCCGAGACCGCTGGATGGGAACGCTGATACTGTTTCGATAGCTGACATTGGTTGCTACGAGTACTGCAGGGGTTTTTCGTCCATTCACCAGGCAAAATCATTGCCGGACGGGTCTTTCGCATCAATCACATCTGCTGTTTCGACCGCGTGTTTACCCGATAGGTTCTATCTGGAGAATCAAGATCGTTGTCAGGGAATCGGAGTGTTAGGATCATGCCAGTCAACTGCTTTGGGCGTGACCGTCGAGGGCATTATGACAACAATGGACGGGGAGAGATTACTTTCGGCATACAACGTAATAAACGGTTCAGAATGCACTCCTCTTAAGCCCTGGTATATGAATGTGCGCTCGCTCGGTGGCATATCCACTGCCCTGCAAAACACTGTCTGCGTTTCGCGGCTGCTCTGGGACTCTCCGACCGATCAGTGGGTTACACAACCATTCGTCTACGGCGGTGCCAGCAACTCAGGACTCCTAGTCAAGGTTACTGGTTGGGTAACATTACCCAATGAATGCTCATTTTTCTTAAGTGATTCTATGCCTTTGCAAATAGATGGTGGAGAAATGACGGGAGTCTACATTGACTGGCCGTTCTCCACCGAAATGCCTGCCAGCGGCACCTACGTCGAGATTGTTGGTATCAGCAGTTGTAGCACAATCAGAACTCAAGACGGTACAGACGTAGTAGTTGCAATGATCAGGCCCGTGTCAAACGATTCAGTTACATCGATTGCATTACAGTAA
- a CDS encoding FG-GAP-like repeat-containing protein, which translates to MGSGRVSASNALGNSPKPYIQVVNLDVLDSGGNPNGLIDPGETITLDITLHDSVLDATGVTATLSSTDPYVTVMQETGYYGDIPVGGESASSFTFSVSTSAPVGHTLSLLLSITADSGYSVTRLVSLNVCSPARFGWPKGIVPKDITPVDMDGDGRKEVVILYDDSKIAIYDDHGNLYNSNWPKDFAQGTCTKYSNLTFGDVNGDGLMEIVLCADYSGTGAMYGDDKIIDVVDLNGNELPGWPITISNCLFICQAAVADIDPSIPGLEIVTLVRHYITGTQGNYASLDVFTQNGQYLPGFPFLFDSPLGQGKETPSLLEDRGLAIADLDKDGSLEIITGSNSYLYSIDNRANIKPGWPVMIHTEVVSDTRPTNIAVADVDDDGELEIVITGYEVNDICAQGTDRIILLKSNGRYYSDTWRNLYYECDGGGLALGDLDGDGDLEIIFGAGYEADNIYVLDHDGSWCGGGLRPIGGVPACVGAIADLDGDGDLEISASCPSNVSAWHHTGLYLDGADPKVQSSINNNYSYICFSSMADLDANGATELLGGIYDNNGYAYVWDQTSVWKTGTLEWPMPYYNPQRTSYFSGRANAPAGNLLVDHIETSRHTGAPGGPFDPSSVQYTLKNVGSTSSFTWTATPSESWASVSSVTGSLAPGETTTLTVWINSNANNLTADDYTAWVSFKNTACSGSVRRKLALSIKYPALSVDSTDDFNTVGDVGGPFDPQSQTYTLANVGYGTLSWSASNLENWVSIAPASGTLGPKASALVTVSINLNANTLSGGTHSDTVTFTNVTNGYGTTTCSVVLGVRINKIVYVNYAATGPIHDGLSWDTAFLTISEAVDSALDGQEIWVAKEPILNI; encoded by the coding sequence TTGGGAAGTGGAAGAGTCAGCGCTTCGAATGCGCTGGGTAATTCACCCAAGCCGTATATACAAGTCGTAAATCTGGATGTTTTGGACAGTGGCGGCAATCCAAACGGATTGATCGATCCTGGAGAGACTATCACACTCGATATTACATTGCACGATTCGGTTCTGGACGCTACTGGAGTAACGGCCACACTTTCAAGTACGGATCCATATGTAACCGTGATGCAGGAAACCGGATACTACGGTGACATCCCGGTGGGTGGAGAGTCCGCATCCAGTTTTACTTTTAGCGTCTCAACATCAGCGCCTGTCGGGCACACTCTGAGTCTCTTGTTATCCATAACCGCAGACAGCGGCTACTCTGTAACTCGGCTGGTAAGCCTAAATGTGTGTTCACCAGCAAGATTCGGTTGGCCAAAGGGAATCGTACCGAAAGATATAACTCCTGTTGATATGGATGGTGACGGTCGTAAAGAAGTAGTTATTCTATATGATGATTCTAAGATTGCAATTTATGATGACCACGGAAATCTCTATAATAGCAATTGGCCTAAGGATTTTGCGCAAGGAACGTGCACCAAGTATTCAAACCTCACTTTTGGCGATGTGAATGGTGATGGCCTGATGGAAATCGTCCTATGCGCTGATTATAGTGGAACCGGTGCGATGTATGGAGACGACAAGATCATTGATGTTGTCGATCTTAATGGTAACGAGCTTCCTGGCTGGCCAATAACAATTTCAAACTGTCTTTTTATTTGTCAAGCAGCAGTTGCTGATATAGACCCAAGCATTCCTGGACTTGAAATCGTAACGCTTGTAAGACACTATATAACCGGCACCCAAGGCAACTATGCAAGTTTGGATGTCTTCACTCAAAACGGCCAGTATTTACCCGGATTTCCATTCTTATTTGATTCTCCATTAGGCCAGGGCAAAGAAACTCCCTCATTGCTAGAAGATAGAGGTTTGGCAATTGCTGACTTGGACAAAGATGGAAGTCTAGAAATAATAACTGGTAGTAACTCATATCTCTATTCCATAGACAACAGGGCAAATATAAAGCCAGGCTGGCCGGTTATGATTCACACGGAAGTTGTTAGCGATACTCGACCAACCAATATCGCAGTTGCTGATGTTGATGACGACGGCGAACTGGAAATAGTAATTACTGGCTATGAGGTCAATGATATCTGTGCTCAGGGCACAGACCGCATAATTCTCCTTAAATCGAACGGCAGATATTACAGCGACACGTGGCGAAATCTGTATTACGAGTGTGATGGAGGCGGCCTAGCACTCGGCGATCTTGATGGCGATGGCGATCTTGAGATCATCTTTGGAGCGGGCTATGAAGCGGATAATATCTATGTTCTCGATCACGACGGGTCTTGGTGTGGCGGAGGGCTTCGCCCAATCGGTGGTGTTCCAGCATGTGTTGGAGCCATTGCAGATCTTGATGGTGATGGCGACCTTGAAATATCCGCGTCTTGTCCAAGTAACGTATCAGCATGGCACCACACTGGACTCTATCTAGATGGGGCAGATCCAAAGGTTCAGTCCAGCATCAATAATAATTACTCATACATTTGCTTCTCATCAATGGCAGACCTAGATGCCAACGGAGCTACCGAGCTTCTAGGCGGCATATACGATAACAACGGTTATGCTTATGTGTGGGATCAGACCTCTGTATGGAAAACCGGAACTTTAGAATGGCCTATGCCATACTACAATCCTCAGCGTACAAGCTATTTTTCCGGCAGAGCGAACGCTCCTGCGGGCAACCTGCTTGTTGATCATATTGAAACGTCACGCCATACCGGCGCGCCTGGAGGACCATTCGACCCTTCATCCGTGCAATACACACTGAAAAATGTTGGCAGCACATCAAGTTTCACATGGACTGCGACTCCTTCAGAATCTTGGGCGAGCGTTTCTTCAGTTACCGGCAGCCTAGCACCTGGTGAAACCACAACATTGACCGTTTGGATCAACAGCAATGCCAACAACCTGACGGCAGATGACTACACTGCGTGGGTATCATTCAAAAACACAGCGTGTAGTGGCTCGGTGCGACGAAAATTAGCCCTATCGATAAAATATCCGGCTTTGTCTGTGGATAGTACAGATGACTTCAATACAGTAGGCGACGTAGGTGGTCCGTTCGATCCACAATCTCAGACCTATACTCTTGCCAACGTCGGGTACGGAACCTTATCGTGGTCTGCGTCCAATCTGGAAAACTGGGTTTCAATTGCGCCAGCATCTGGAACACTGGGACCGAAAGCAAGTGCTTTGGTGACTGTGTCAATTAACCTGAACGCTAATACTCTTTCAGGAGGTACACATTCAGACACAGTTACGTTTACCAACGTTACCAACGGATATGGAACCACAACTTGCTCTGTAGTGCTGGGAGTACGCATCAACAAGATTGTATATGTAAACTATGCCGCTACGGGCCCAATTCACGATGGTCTTTCGTGGGACACTGCATTTCTGACCATTTCTGAGGCTGTAGACTCAGCATTGGATGGCCAGGAGATTTGGGTCGCGAAGGAACCTATCCTGAATATATAA
- a CDS encoding S8 family serine peptidase, with protein MMNKHFFCIALILALLVMNVVSVVASNVIYVDCRSCGRVQDGKSWATAFEYIQTGLDSANSGDQVWVSEGVYYESLLIKPNVALYGGFSGMETALAQRDHNANPTVIDGLDSNSSVVYASSGSTIDGFVIKNGACGIRGSNAVSVIVSNTIVDCKVGMDLVSLQPTNVPDSTGTHCPVIRHNAISNCTCPVSAEISSYVSRADNYIISNDSVTSKDGFQEPAFVPGQIIVRMRSEYDSSVRDGTLTNTQTSRLAKLNAKHSLRKMEMLLNHPVDSSPHLLRKRVTSAASTNIVDIESRFQRTYKLTFDETANVEQIVSEYQADPNVEYAQPNYIYQAQFDPDDYYYNTDLASPPVYSWGQVYPDLWGLKEIGCPDAWDLAKGEGVVVAVIDTGVDYNHIDLANNVWTNPGEIPGNGIDDDGNGYIDDIHGWDFANSDSDPLDDFGHGTHCSGTIAAIGNNTIGVIGVAPHAKIMPVKFLNSSGHGSSALGAEAIYYAALNGAQVLSNSWGADGVTSDPTLEAAIDYACSLGCVVVASAGNDNTDVATQSPANYEKVITVASTDYEGKKAPSSNYGSGVDISAPGVDILSLRASDTDMYGDGSHTIGTDYMIASGTSMACPHVSGVLALVWSLHPDWTCDQVEEQVL; from the coding sequence ATGATGAACAAGCATTTTTTCTGCATCGCCTTAATCTTAGCTCTGCTTGTAATGAATGTAGTGTCCGTTGTGGCGTCCAATGTGATCTATGTAGACTGTAGATCTTGTGGCCGAGTGCAAGATGGAAAGTCGTGGGCTACTGCGTTCGAGTACATTCAGACAGGCCTAGATTCCGCTAACAGCGGAGACCAAGTTTGGGTTTCTGAAGGAGTCTATTATGAATCGCTCTTGATAAAACCCAATGTCGCTCTCTATGGCGGATTTTCTGGAATGGAAACTGCACTTGCACAGCGTGATCACAATGCCAATCCCACCGTAATAGACGGACTTGATTCAAATTCCAGCGTTGTCTATGCATCCTCGGGATCCACGATTGATGGATTTGTTATCAAGAACGGTGCCTGTGGCATCAGGGGCAGCAATGCTGTTTCCGTCATCGTGAGCAACACTATTGTTGACTGCAAAGTTGGCATGGATCTAGTGTCACTCCAGCCGACCAATGTGCCAGACAGCACAGGAACGCACTGTCCTGTTATAAGGCATAACGCCATATCCAACTGCACTTGTCCGGTTTCGGCTGAGATCAGTTCTTACGTGAGTAGGGCGGACAACTATATTATTTCCAACGACTCGGTGACATCCAAGGATGGGTTTCAGGAACCTGCCTTTGTTCCAGGGCAGATTATTGTTAGGATGAGGTCGGAGTACGACTCATCAGTTCGCGACGGGACACTGACAAATACTCAAACTAGCCGACTTGCCAAACTTAATGCCAAGCATAGCTTGCGAAAAATGGAGATGCTGCTCAATCATCCTGTGGACAGTTCTCCGCATTTATTACGCAAAAGAGTAACTTCAGCAGCCTCGACGAATATTGTTGATATAGAAAGCAGATTCCAAAGAACTTACAAGCTGACGTTTGATGAGACTGCCAATGTTGAACAGATTGTAAGTGAGTATCAGGCCGATCCAAACGTAGAATACGCCCAGCCCAACTATATTTACCAAGCTCAATTCGATCCTGACGATTATTACTACAACACGGACTTGGCATCACCTCCAGTATATTCTTGGGGACAGGTATATCCCGATCTGTGGGGTCTCAAAGAAATAGGTTGCCCGGATGCCTGGGACCTCGCTAAAGGCGAGGGTGTAGTAGTTGCAGTAATCGATACGGGAGTAGACTATAATCACATAGACCTTGCTAACAACGTGTGGACAAATCCTGGTGAGATTCCGGGCAATGGAATCGACGACGATGGAAACGGCTACATTGACGACATTCACGGCTGGGACTTTGCGAATTCTGACAGCGATCCTCTCGATGATTTCGGACATGGAACTCATTGCTCTGGCACAATTGCGGCTATTGGAAACAATACCATTGGTGTTATCGGTGTTGCACCGCATGCCAAGATCATGCCTGTCAAGTTCCTGAATTCATCAGGTCACGGATCAAGTGCGTTAGGTGCAGAGGCTATTTACTACGCCGCTTTAAATGGTGCGCAGGTGCTGAGCAATTCGTGGGGCGCAGACGGAGTCACTTCAGACCCTACCTTAGAAGCGGCAATTGATTACGCGTGCTCACTAGGGTGCGTTGTTGTCGCTTCGGCCGGGAACGACAACACTGATGTTGCCACCCAATCGCCCGCAAACTACGAAAAAGTTATTACGGTAGCATCGACAGACTATGAGGGAAAGAAGGCTCCATCATCAAACTATGGCAGTGGCGTTGACATATCAGCGCCAGGAGTCGACATTCTGTCTTTGAGAGCTAGCGACACCGATATGTACGGCGACGGCTCTCATACAATCGGCACAGACTATATGATAGCCAGCGGAACAAGCATGGCATGCCCCCACGTTTCAGGAGTTCTTGCGCTTGTCTGGTCACTACATCCAGACTGGACGTGTGATCAGGTAGAAGAACAGGTGTTGTGA
- a CDS encoding integrase core domain-containing protein — protein MEDVRTAYHCPWQNPFAERIIGILRRELLDHIIPLNEGHLYKLLREYVYSDYHPVRTHSSLDHSPPLAFPSVKKLRLSPDAVLESKPILGGLYHNYRAKAA, from the coding sequence ATAGAAGATGTCCGAACCGCATACCACTGCCCCTGGCAAAATCCATTTGCCGAGAGAATCATTGGAATCCTACGTCGGGAGCTACTTGATCACATAATCCCTCTAAACGAAGGGCATCTGTACAAGTTGCTCAGGGAATATGTGTATAGCGACTACCACCCAGTCCGAACCCACAGCAGTCTTGATCACAGCCCGCCACTTGCATTTCCATCGGTTAAGAAACTTCGGCTGTCGCCCGATGCTGTGCTGGAATCCAAGCCAATTCTTGGCGGGCTCTATCACAACTATCGAGCAAAGGCCGCCTGA
- a CDS encoding TetR/AcrR family transcriptional regulator yields the protein MNTNEQGGKGSFDETKDRLLVSGLNLLAKKGYRGAVTRDIASDAGVTEMTLFRHYGSKDKLFAAGITKLGEQLLSVIPEPSDDVEADLLLLSNNLLKQISSSLFIHLMRVLPELEEHSKFKEQFDKIRDQFKAKSQSLISHCSQVIDHADYTDEMLIYMFMGPIFLYSLDVLDRDSSTSFDNTQHVRFFLKGLYSDRK from the coding sequence ATGAATACTAATGAACAAGGTGGTAAAGGTAGTTTTGATGAAACAAAAGATCGCTTGCTTGTATCCGGATTAAATCTCTTAGCAAAGAAAGGGTATCGTGGAGCGGTTACTCGCGACATTGCCAGCGATGCTGGAGTAACTGAGATGACACTATTTCGCCACTATGGTTCTAAGGATAAGCTGTTTGCCGCAGGTATTACTAAACTTGGCGAACAACTGCTTTCAGTTATTCCTGAGCCAAGTGATGATGTAGAAGCTGATCTGCTATTATTATCAAATAATCTTTTGAAGCAGATATCATCCTCTCTATTCATCCATCTTATGCGTGTCCTCCCCGAACTGGAAGAACACAGCAAATTCAAAGAGCAGTTCGACAAAATAAGAGATCAGTTCAAGGCAAAGTCTCAATCACTAATCAGCCACTGTTCACAAGTGATTGACCATGCAGACTATACTGATGAAATGCTTATCTATATGTTTATGGGTCCTATTTTCCTATATTCTCTGGATGTGTTAGATAGGGATAGTAGCACCAGCTTTGACAACACACAGCATGTTCGATTCTTTTTGAAAGGGCTCTATTCTGATAGAAAATAG